A genomic window from Clostridium aceticum includes:
- a CDS encoding SIR2 family protein: MEVVDQSEVIELFDVVEETVEDEGIVQIYCEGFRGIQTYEKEDINKVIKNLFESCNVNFLIGSGYCYERLRTLGNLETLIEQNALTNKDNDNNRIAIESLILYDFFRNSIYPHKEDIESKCSFENSNIFILKLAALLSNRNDKNLLKRINLFTTNYDMFFELSLEKNKIYYNDGFAGRLVPTFSTQNYNKIVKQIVQNTERESQIPTVNLFKLHGSLSWSKECDEIVYKTDPANYLSVIEECAMVFENSDFKYDKSSATTSINESVDLINMLGTEFSGELVEQVNKFTEAYQKLHIINPTKKKFEETLLANVYYDLLRMYSNELEKNTSVLFVFGFSFKDEHIYSITKRALANPSMIMYIFIYNERSLRDFKEMFKDHYNVFYIYCQNKNIDLNEFTSILFGG; the protein is encoded by the coding sequence ATGGAAGTTGTTGATCAAAGTGAAGTGATAGAACTATTCGATGTTGTAGAGGAGACGGTAGAAGATGAAGGAATTGTGCAAATTTATTGTGAAGGTTTCAGGGGTATACAAACATATGAGAAGGAGGACATAAATAAGGTAATCAAAAACCTATTTGAATCGTGTAATGTAAATTTTCTAATTGGTTCTGGTTATTGTTATGAAAGACTTAGGACTTTAGGAAATTTAGAGACTCTTATCGAGCAAAATGCCTTAACCAATAAAGATAATGATAATAATAGAATTGCAATTGAATCGTTGATCTTATATGATTTTTTCAGAAATAGTATCTATCCCCATAAAGAAGACATAGAAAGCAAATGCTCTTTTGAAAATTCGAATATATTTATTTTAAAACTAGCAGCATTATTATCTAATAGAAATGATAAGAACTTACTAAAACGTATTAATTTATTTACAACAAACTACGATATGTTTTTTGAGTTGTCTCTAGAAAAAAATAAGATTTATTATAATGATGGATTTGCAGGTAGGTTAGTACCAACGTTTTCTACTCAAAATTATAATAAAATAGTGAAACAAATTGTTCAGAATACAGAGAGAGAATCTCAAATACCTACAGTTAACCTATTTAAATTACATGGATCATTAAGTTGGTCTAAGGAATGTGATGAAATTGTATATAAAACAGACCCAGCGAACTATTTGAGTGTGATTGAAGAATGCGCCATGGTATTTGAAAATTCAGATTTTAAGTATGATAAATCTTCAGCCACTACTAGTATTAATGAGTCCGTTGATCTAATTAATATGCTAGGTACTGAATTTAGTGGAGAATTGGTTGAACAGGTTAATAAATTTACTGAAGCATATCAAAAATTGCATATTATTAATCCCACTAAGAAAAAATTCGAAGAAACACTACTTGCAAATGTTTACTATGACTTGTTAAGAATGTACTCAAATGAATTAGAAAAGAATACTTCAGTTCTCTTTGTATTTGGATTCTCATTTAAAGATGAGCATATCTACAGCATTACAAAGAGAGCCTTAGCTAATCCTTCAATGATAATGTATATTTTTATATATAATGAGCGTTCTCTTAGGGACTTTAAAGAAATGTTTAAAGATCATTACAATGTCTTTTATATTTATTGCCAAAACAAAAATATTGATTTAAATGAGTTTACCTCTATCCTGTTTGGGGGTTAA
- a CDS encoding LysM peptidoglycan-binding domain-containing protein, translating to MHQRPHVNIVIIPGDTLFFLARIFNVSIQEILIANPGIINPNILYPGQIVTIPSAAPIPPNPGFARAQYLVRLGDTLFSIARRFGLTVELLWAQNPQIFDPFLIFVNQVINLVITPPLPPPLPLNMIQIYVSVGETLISIARRTGVSLQAIIAANPQIINPNIIFVGQIINVPLR from the coding sequence ATGCATCAAAGACCTCACGTTAACATCGTTATCATACCAGGAGATACTCTTTTTTTTCTAGCAAGAATTTTTAATGTATCCATCCAAGAAATTTTGATAGCTAATCCTGGAATTATCAATCCTAATATCCTTTATCCGGGGCAAATTGTCACTATCCCTTCAGCGGCACCAATACCACCTAATCCTGGCTTTGCCCGGGCACAATATCTTGTAAGGTTGGGAGATACCCTCTTTTCTATTGCTCGCCGCTTCGGTCTGACGGTAGAATTATTATGGGCCCAAAACCCTCAAATCTTCGATCCTTTCCTTATTTTTGTGAACCAGGTTATAAATTTAGTGATAACCCCACCCTTGCCGCCACCGCTACCACTAAATATGATTCAAATATATGTTTCGGTAGGTGAAACCCTAATCAGTATTGCTAGACGTACTGGTGTTAGTCTGCAGGCTATCATCGCTGCTAATCCTCAGATTATTAACCCGAACATTATCTTCGTTGGTCAAATAATCAACGTACCACTCAGGTAA
- a CDS encoding ATP-binding protein yields MNDILLIGEVIDVIGISTKVKVYEEKNTARLLYNGKVIKNIAVGNYVKILKGYTEIIAVIEGEYIKEIKNVDSYSKHTDTYSRILDVKILGHFSQNKAFVKGVYETPMISNYVYVLQEDEVQKIFCFTKDMEPVIRIGNISGYDNYKLALSLQKLFASHIGIFGNTGSGKSNTLAKVYTELFKSGLNYEKSKFLLIDFNDEYTSEAVLVIQKKVYRLDTRSNTGDKYPLPRSVIEDSVFWSIILDATDKTQRPFLERVLKSYKFYKIRSFSFTDVIRVIHENPSKFNKVKTETTNVLQKIYGGNAYDYERIFDDIEHHSVGACLYNREGGQYFNTIELLEDYIKAKIEDLGCVDIFDPIECQSLDPLVLFDIVLNYKHVYELLKGYSNDEHISPMIKRSEKRINEISRVLEFKDEIQDEMAIQVVSISNCNIHMKKIIPLLICKEAYDNQKEAPKGSKSLHLIIDEAHNILSENSNRESASWKDYRLEVFEEIIKEGRKFGCFITIASQRPSDISATLVSQLHNYFIHRLVNEEDLFTIRKSVSFLDKSKQEMIPILSQGQCICSGLALDFPVNVQVDELADANKPDSKDINVIDLWKP; encoded by the coding sequence ATGAACGATATTTTATTAATAGGTGAAGTCATTGATGTTATTGGAATTAGTACTAAAGTAAAGGTATATGAGGAAAAAAATACAGCTAGACTCTTATATAATGGAAAAGTTATAAAGAATATTGCTGTTGGAAATTACGTGAAAATACTTAAAGGTTATACTGAAATTATTGCAGTTATTGAAGGTGAGTACATAAAAGAAATAAAGAATGTTGATTCATATAGTAAGCATACGGATACTTACTCTAGGATATTAGACGTTAAGATACTTGGACATTTCAGTCAGAATAAGGCTTTCGTTAAAGGTGTCTATGAAACGCCGATGATATCAAACTACGTGTATGTGTTGCAAGAAGATGAAGTTCAAAAAATATTTTGCTTTACAAAAGATATGGAGCCTGTTATTAGGATTGGTAATATCTCAGGCTATGATAACTATAAGCTAGCCCTTAGTCTTCAGAAACTATTTGCTAGTCATATCGGTATATTCGGAAATACCGGTAGTGGAAAGTCAAATACTTTGGCAAAGGTATATACTGAGTTATTCAAATCAGGATTGAATTATGAAAAAAGCAAATTTCTCCTTATTGATTTCAATGATGAATATACCTCGGAGGCAGTTTTAGTGATCCAAAAAAAGGTTTATAGACTAGACACGAGATCAAATACTGGGGATAAATATCCTTTGCCAAGAAGTGTTATTGAAGATTCAGTATTCTGGTCGATAATACTTGATGCTACAGATAAAACCCAACGCCCTTTTCTTGAGAGAGTGTTAAAAAGCTATAAGTTCTATAAAATTCGTTCTTTTAGTTTTACTGATGTAATTAGGGTTATTCATGAAAATCCCTCTAAGTTTAATAAGGTTAAGACTGAAACTACTAATGTCTTACAAAAAATTTATGGTGGTAATGCATATGATTATGAAAGGATTTTTGATGATATAGAACACCATAGTGTAGGTGCTTGTTTATATAATCGGGAAGGCGGTCAATATTTTAATACGATTGAACTACTGGAAGATTATATAAAGGCTAAGATTGAAGATCTTGGTTGTGTTGATATTTTCGATCCAATAGAGTGTCAGTCTCTTGATCCTTTAGTTCTATTTGATATTGTACTAAATTATAAGCATGTCTATGAGCTGCTAAAAGGATATAGCAATGATGAACATATTTCTCCTATGATAAAGAGGTCAGAGAAGAGAATTAATGAAATTTCTAGAGTTCTTGAATTTAAAGATGAGATACAAGATGAGATGGCTATTCAAGTAGTTTCTATATCTAATTGTAATATACATATGAAAAAAATAATACCATTACTTATTTGTAAAGAAGCATATGATAACCAAAAAGAGGCACCTAAGGGAAGTAAGAGTCTTCACCTAATTATTGATGAAGCACACAATATACTTTCTGAGAACTCAAACAGAGAAAGTGCTTCATGGAAGGATTATCGATTAGAGGTTTTTGAAGAAATTATTAAAGAAGGAAGAAAGTTTGGATGTTTCATTACTATAGCGAGTCAAAGGCCATCGGATATTTCGGCAACTTTGGTATCGCAGCTACATAACTATTTCATTCACCGACTAGTAAACGAGGAAGATTTATTCACTATAAGGAAGTCTGTTTCCTTTTTAGATAAGTCTAAACAAGAGATGATACCAATTTTATCACAAGGACAATGTATATGTAGCGGTTTAGCACTTGATTTTCCTGTAAATGTTCAGGTAGATGAGCTTGCGGATGCTAATAAGCCTGACAGTAAAGACATAAATGTTATTGACTTATGGAAGCCCTAA
- a CDS encoding sigma factor-like helix-turn-helix DNA-binding protein, whose protein sequence is MKNGPVFSNISMINRCFNELGSPLHYSLIIDYLRINWANGRGIHEEDAINYLNLALKAGHYYEEVERQHYQRRSMHFDKLHDLFDTLQTTCIPTQYLGRKSPYNLQEINMDPRFGVVTTDQNQTFILLSEWNLLNDLVVRFLNKQPLVKATILTITQLIKEEYQIEDSNAFFFPHIDNRFKVNKKGLVSLSELGYVNKEDKIPSQITHFIREEVALCTPRILKLLASRLGEEVRIRDIIKSVFAIEVHQPSFSAYFEVVREHLKSYNHVFLVPTEDKLIYLPEEASPDSIEKFSYHGKTDVKFIEDLIRGNLSRQKTKEISLFKIGNSSNKESNYDKDTLSYTLRYYDRIQETLESHYFSQWIQDRRLEVVLVNKDDRISLIFFHDEAKNILYGPHLEEFMSDYALQPGQKLNFNMENNVLLLTIGEVDLKAASSQERYIDISRLAEENIGSKKTIVQLISEALIYHPSGLHVSEIIKYVLKDFPYAESSVSSTLSTYPFFQKDSNRNGFWYFNPLKWKKKLSLQDNTDNKAPTNTYNDSHNNSGTNKSSEADKIPFLELEETYRKLAIYSKNNRRRIKNEYFYLWDKKDFLLTALEYYAYAIYILAKKYSTDCISTMDLIQESYFALDKAYDNYNPEKSASFYHYSLNYVHQRFQRYVNSTDNIIRIPDHRVAELKKISKKYELALLKGQKYEIENDEKDLLLWTVNYISLDQLYGYYNLQGEFSEIDEIHRIVCYRPFLNPLEFNQCFRYEHIDLLRMEEPEFIPSTNYLYEDTYNISNDLVDELFNYISESEKGFSSISGLDVLKLRCGFNEANRRYTLEEIGNLYGVTRERIRQIEQKVLKKARVYLKKQKYF, encoded by the coding sequence GTGAAAAATGGGCCTGTATTTAGTAATATCTCTATGATTAATAGATGCTTTAATGAACTAGGTAGCCCCTTACATTATAGCTTAATTATTGATTATTTACGCATTAATTGGGCAAACGGTAGAGGGATACATGAAGAGGATGCTATCAATTACTTGAATCTTGCCTTAAAAGCCGGGCATTATTATGAGGAAGTAGAGCGGCAACACTATCAACGTAGAAGTATGCATTTCGATAAACTTCATGATCTATTTGATACTTTACAAACAACCTGTATTCCCACTCAATATTTGGGTAGAAAATCACCCTATAACCTACAGGAAATAAATATGGATCCTAGGTTTGGTGTAGTAACTACGGATCAGAATCAAACTTTCATCTTACTAAGTGAATGGAATTTGCTCAACGATTTAGTAGTGAGATTTTTAAACAAGCAACCTTTAGTAAAGGCTACTATATTAACAATAACTCAACTAATTAAGGAAGAGTATCAAATTGAAGATTCTAATGCATTCTTTTTTCCTCATATAGATAATCGTTTTAAAGTCAATAAGAAAGGTCTTGTTTCACTAAGTGAGTTAGGATACGTTAATAAGGAAGATAAAATACCATCTCAAATCACTCACTTTATTAGAGAAGAAGTTGCTCTTTGTACCCCACGAATACTAAAACTGCTAGCTAGTAGATTAGGTGAAGAAGTTCGAATAAGAGATATTATTAAATCAGTTTTTGCTATAGAGGTTCATCAACCTTCTTTTTCGGCATATTTCGAAGTAGTTAGAGAGCACTTAAAATCCTATAATCATGTGTTTTTGGTACCTACTGAAGATAAGTTAATTTATTTACCAGAAGAAGCTTCTCCAGATAGCATTGAAAAATTTAGTTATCATGGAAAAACAGACGTGAAATTCATCGAAGATCTAATAAGGGGAAATTTATCTCGCCAAAAAACAAAAGAAATTTCATTATTTAAAATAGGTAATTCCTCTAATAAAGAGTCTAACTATGATAAAGATACATTAAGCTATACTTTACGCTATTACGATAGAATACAAGAAACCTTAGAATCTCACTATTTTAGTCAATGGATTCAAGATAGACGTTTAGAAGTAGTCTTAGTTAATAAAGATGATAGAATATCTCTTATCTTCTTTCATGATGAAGCAAAAAATATCTTATATGGACCACACTTAGAGGAGTTCATGAGTGATTATGCACTACAACCTGGTCAAAAGCTCAATTTTAACATGGAAAACAATGTTTTGCTTCTAACAATTGGGGAAGTAGATCTTAAAGCTGCTTCTTCGCAGGAAAGATATATTGATATTTCACGTCTAGCTGAAGAAAACATAGGTTCAAAAAAAACAATTGTACAGCTAATATCAGAAGCATTAATTTATCATCCCTCTGGATTACACGTTTCGGAGATTATAAAATATGTTTTGAAAGATTTCCCATATGCTGAAAGTAGTGTTAGTAGTACGTTGTCCACTTATCCATTTTTTCAAAAAGATTCTAATCGTAATGGTTTTTGGTATTTCAATCCCTTAAAGTGGAAAAAGAAGCTATCATTACAGGATAATACTGATAACAAGGCACCTACTAATACATATAACGATAGTCATAATAATAGTGGTACCAACAAATCTAGTGAAGCTGACAAAATACCTTTTCTAGAATTAGAAGAAACATATAGAAAACTAGCTATATACTCAAAAAATAATAGACGTAGAATAAAAAATGAATATTTTTATTTATGGGATAAAAAAGATTTTCTATTAACAGCCTTAGAATATTATGCCTATGCTATTTACATATTGGCTAAAAAATATTCCACTGATTGTATTAGCACAATGGATTTAATTCAAGAATCCTATTTTGCACTGGATAAAGCTTATGATAATTATAATCCAGAAAAAAGTGCAAGCTTTTATCATTATTCACTTAATTACGTCCATCAAAGATTTCAGCGTTATGTTAATTCTACTGACAATATAATTAGAATACCTGATCATAGAGTAGCAGAGCTAAAAAAGATATCTAAAAAGTATGAACTGGCCTTACTAAAAGGTCAAAAGTACGAAATAGAAAATGACGAAAAAGATTTATTATTATGGACCGTCAATTATATTAGCCTTGATCAGCTTTATGGATATTATAATTTACAGGGGGAATTCTCAGAAATAGATGAGATTCATCGGATAGTTTGTTATCGCCCTTTTCTTAATCCTTTAGAGTTTAACCAATGTTTCCGATATGAACATATAGACTTACTTAGAATGGAAGAACCAGAATTTATACCCAGCACCAATTATCTCTATGAAGATACCTATAATATATCAAACGACTTAGTTGATGAATTGTTTAATTATATTTCAGAAAGTGAAAAAGGATTCTCCAGTATTTCTGGATTAGATGTTTTAAAATTAAGATGTGGTTTTAACGAGGCAAATAGACGTTATACCCTCGAAGAAATAGGAAACCTATATGGAGTAACTCGTGAAAGAATAAGACAAATAGAGCAAAAAGTATTAAAGAAGGCCAGAGTTTATTTAAAAAAGCAAAAATATTTTTAG
- a CDS encoding DUF262 domain-containing protein encodes MPSSFKSNDTNVSDILKSIANGNNQLPDFQRGWVWDDNRIKALVASISNSYPVEALMFLEYGGDSVRFKYRPFTGASATVKPEILVLDGQQRLTSIFGAMYCREAINTKTDKNKPIKRYYYLNIDMCLNSTTDRVDAIYSIPEDKMIRSDFGRKIDLDLSTRENEFKNHMFPLNIVYDLIKCNTWQNEYQVYHQYAPDVLQRYGRFIANVLVPIQTYKVPVITLDKSTPKEAVCQVFENVNTGGVSLTVFELITATFAADNFELRKDWEKRKEEFINKSALSVNNLNQAVLSVVSSTDFLTAITLLSRYYVKKNGGEAVSCKRKDVLALTLPDYLQYADQLSSGFLKAATFLKEQRIFSARDLPYSTQLIPMAVIFALLGDKTKDNTIKEKIARWYWCGVFGEMYGGANETRYANDVVGLMSWIEDNGNPPETVSRAYFNPTRLLTLQSRLSAAYKGVMALILGAGALDFISGSAMDFTVFLDENTDIHHIFPRAYCEDNNIPKEKWNSIVNKTPLFARTNRILGGSAPSHYLMQIEKNNRVSGTQLDIHVASHLIHISSIRSDNFQEFLIYRAKALLDIISQAMGKSITNRDSDEVVAAFGDSL; translated from the coding sequence ATGCCAAGTTCATTTAAATCTAATGATACAAATGTCTCAGATATCCTTAAATCTATTGCCAATGGAAACAATCAATTACCAGATTTTCAGAGGGGGTGGGTATGGGATGATAATAGAATTAAAGCGTTAGTTGCCAGCATCTCTAACTCATACCCTGTAGAGGCACTAATGTTTTTAGAGTATGGTGGAGATAGTGTGAGATTTAAATACCGACCTTTCACAGGTGCATCTGCAACTGTGAAACCTGAAATTCTTGTATTAGATGGACAACAAAGATTGACATCAATATTTGGTGCAATGTACTGCAGGGAGGCTATTAATACAAAAACAGATAAAAATAAACCTATTAAAAGATATTATTATCTTAATATTGATATGTGTCTAAATAGTACAACAGATAGAGTTGACGCTATTTATTCTATTCCTGAAGACAAAATGATTAGGTCTGATTTTGGTAGAAAGATAGACCTTGATTTAAGTACACGAGAAAATGAATTTAAAAATCATATGTTCCCTCTTAATATTGTATATGATCTAATCAAATGTAATACCTGGCAGAATGAATATCAGGTATACCATCAATATGCACCAGATGTGCTACAAAGATATGGGCGTTTTATTGCTAATGTTTTGGTACCAATACAAACATATAAGGTACCAGTAATCACACTTGATAAATCGACTCCGAAAGAAGCTGTATGCCAAGTATTTGAAAATGTAAATACAGGTGGTGTATCTCTGACAGTCTTTGAGTTAATAACAGCTACTTTTGCCGCAGATAACTTTGAATTGAGGAAAGACTGGGAAAAAAGAAAAGAAGAATTTATTAATAAATCAGCACTCTCTGTTAATAACCTCAATCAAGCTGTTTTATCAGTTGTTTCTTCAACAGACTTCCTAACAGCCATTACTCTTTTAAGTCGTTATTATGTGAAGAAAAATGGTGGAGAGGCTGTTAGCTGTAAAAGAAAGGATGTTTTAGCTTTAACCTTACCAGATTATCTTCAATACGCTGATCAATTATCTAGCGGGTTCTTAAAAGCTGCTACTTTTTTAAAGGAACAGAGGATCTTTTCTGCAAGGGACTTACCATATAGTACTCAATTAATCCCAATGGCAGTTATTTTTGCATTACTTGGAGATAAAACAAAAGATAACACTATTAAAGAAAAGATTGCTAGGTGGTATTGGTGTGGTGTCTTTGGTGAAATGTATGGTGGTGCAAATGAAACAAGATATGCTAATGATGTTGTTGGGTTAATGTCGTGGATAGAAGATAATGGGAACCCACCTGAAACTGTTAGTAGGGCATATTTTAATCCAACTAGATTACTGACTTTACAATCTAGACTAAGTGCTGCATATAAAGGAGTAATGGCTTTAATTCTTGGAGCGGGTGCTCTAGATTTTATTAGTGGTAGTGCTATGGATTTTACAGTGTTCCTCGATGAGAATACTGATATACACCATATATTTCCACGGGCTTATTGCGAAGATAATAATATACCTAAAGAAAAATGGAACTCTATTGTTAATAAGACTCCATTATTTGCTCGCACAAACCGTATTTTAGGTGGTAGTGCTCCAAGCCATTACTTGATGCAAATAGAAAAGAATAATCGTGTATCAGGAACACAATTAGATATACATGTAGCTAGCCACTTAATACATATATCTTCAATAAGATCAGATAATTTCCAAGAGTTTCTTATATATCGGGCCAAGGCTCTACTTGATATTATAAGTCAAGCGATGGGTAAATCTATAACAAATAGAGATAGCGATGAAGTGGTTGCAGCTTTTGGGGACTCACTTTAA
- a CDS encoding TfoX/Sxy family protein, translating to MASTLNFVEYVCEQISDAGSITYKKMFGEYGIYCNGKILGLICNNQFFVKKTVAGASLLSTKEASPYPGAKPHFVIDFLDERESLREFIIKTCEELPMPKPKKKK from the coding sequence ATGGCATCAACATTAAATTTTGTAGAGTATGTGTGCGAGCAAATTAGCGATGCTGGTAGTATTACATATAAAAAGATGTTTGGTGAATATGGAATCTACTGTAACGGTAAAATTTTAGGTCTTATATGCAACAATCAATTTTTTGTAAAAAAAACAGTAGCAGGAGCATCTTTATTGAGCACAAAAGAAGCATCACCATACCCAGGTGCAAAACCTCATTTTGTTATTGATTTTTTAGACGAGAGAGAGTCTTTGAGGGAATTTATTATCAAAACTTGTGAAGAACTACCTATGCCGAAGCCCAAAAAGAAGAAGTGA